A window of Corallococcus macrosporus DSM 14697 contains these coding sequences:
- a CDS encoding prolyl oligopeptidase family serine peptidase — MKLKTALTAAVLTLPLAAPAAPAPAPATAAPRKAAPKAPASPKQEKVDTYHGTAVKDPYQWLEASSDAKVKQWNDAQNAYTRAILDKLPGRESIRRRVSEILGWKSPGHFALHEAGGTLFAMKAQPPKQQAFLVVLGSVDDTSKERVLLDPMVVDPSGHTTIDWYVPTLDGKKIAVSMSKNGTESGDVTVYDVASGKPLPNEVVPRVNGGTAGGSLTWTADGKGFFYTRYPRGEERPAADRDFFQQVYFHQLGTPTEKDTYVLGKDFPRIAMTELDTSHDGKFISAVVANGDGGEYMLYLRDAAGKWTQVSKFEDKVIRARFGHDGAIYLLSRKDAPRGKVLRLPLATPTLDKATVLVPEGEASIQGFFPTKSRLYVSEQLGGPSQLRMVDLKGKALGLVPTLPVSSVGGLVSQGDDDVLFVNASFTQPMAWYRYSAKDKTVKKTALARTSPLDLSNVEVVRAFATSKDGTKVPVSILKKKGTKLNGNNPALLTGYGGFNISISPNFNALAGFWLEQGGVYAVANLRGGSEYGEKWHAEGSLTNKQNVFDDFYAAAKLLVDQKYTQPKKLAIQGGSNGGLLMGAAVTQHPEMYGAVVARVGIYDMLRVELTPNGQFNITEYGSVKDPAQFKALHAYSPYHNVKDGTRYPSVLFTSGANDPRVDPFHSRKMVARMQEATRSPNPILLRANAETGHGAGTPLNARIEEEVDVYSFVFNALGMKYQPPAKKVAAPKPQ; from the coding sequence GTGAAGCTGAAGACCGCATTGACGGCGGCGGTGCTGACCCTGCCGCTGGCCGCGCCGGCGGCTCCCGCGCCCGCGCCGGCCACCGCGGCGCCCCGCAAGGCCGCGCCCAAGGCCCCCGCGTCGCCGAAGCAGGAGAAGGTGGACACCTACCACGGCACGGCGGTGAAGGACCCGTACCAGTGGCTGGAGGCGTCGTCCGACGCGAAGGTGAAGCAGTGGAACGACGCGCAGAACGCGTACACGCGCGCCATCCTGGACAAGCTGCCCGGCCGCGAGTCCATCCGCCGGCGCGTCTCAGAGATTCTGGGCTGGAAGTCCCCCGGCCACTTCGCGCTGCACGAGGCCGGCGGCACGCTGTTCGCCATGAAGGCGCAACCGCCCAAGCAGCAGGCCTTCCTGGTGGTGCTCGGCTCGGTGGATGACACGTCCAAGGAGCGCGTGCTGCTGGACCCCATGGTGGTGGACCCGTCGGGCCACACCACCATCGACTGGTACGTCCCCACGCTGGACGGCAAGAAGATCGCCGTGTCCATGTCGAAGAACGGCACGGAGAGCGGCGACGTCACCGTCTATGACGTGGCCAGCGGCAAGCCGCTGCCGAATGAAGTCGTGCCCCGGGTGAACGGCGGCACGGCGGGCGGCAGCCTGACGTGGACGGCGGACGGCAAGGGCTTCTTCTACACGCGCTACCCGCGCGGCGAGGAGCGCCCCGCGGCGGACCGGGACTTCTTCCAGCAGGTGTACTTCCACCAGCTCGGCACGCCGACGGAGAAGGACACGTATGTGCTGGGCAAGGACTTCCCGCGCATCGCGATGACGGAGCTGGATACGTCGCACGACGGCAAGTTCATCTCCGCGGTCGTGGCCAACGGCGACGGCGGCGAATACATGCTGTACCTGCGCGACGCCGCCGGGAAGTGGACCCAGGTGTCGAAGTTCGAGGACAAGGTCATCCGCGCGCGCTTCGGTCACGACGGCGCCATCTACCTGCTCAGCCGCAAGGACGCGCCGCGCGGCAAGGTGCTGCGGCTGCCGCTGGCCACGCCCACGCTGGACAAGGCCACCGTGCTGGTGCCGGAGGGCGAGGCCAGCATCCAGGGCTTCTTCCCCACGAAGTCGCGCCTCTACGTGAGCGAGCAGCTCGGTGGGCCGTCGCAGCTCCGCATGGTGGACCTGAAGGGCAAGGCGCTGGGCCTGGTGCCCACCCTGCCCGTGTCCTCCGTGGGCGGACTGGTGAGCCAGGGCGATGACGACGTGCTCTTCGTCAACGCCAGCTTCACCCAGCCCATGGCGTGGTACCGGTATTCGGCCAAGGACAAGACGGTGAAGAAGACGGCGCTGGCCCGCACGTCGCCGCTGGACTTGAGCAACGTGGAGGTGGTGCGCGCCTTCGCCACGTCCAAGGACGGCACCAAGGTCCCCGTCAGCATCCTCAAGAAGAAGGGCACCAAGCTCAACGGCAACAACCCGGCGCTGCTGACGGGCTACGGCGGCTTCAACATCTCCATCAGCCCCAACTTCAACGCGCTGGCCGGCTTCTGGCTGGAGCAGGGCGGCGTGTACGCGGTGGCCAACCTGCGCGGCGGCTCGGAGTACGGCGAGAAGTGGCACGCCGAGGGCTCGCTCACGAACAAGCAGAACGTCTTCGACGACTTCTACGCCGCCGCGAAGCTGCTGGTGGACCAGAAGTACACGCAGCCGAAGAAGCTGGCCATCCAGGGCGGCAGCAACGGCGGCCTGCTGATGGGCGCGGCCGTCACCCAGCACCCGGAGATGTACGGCGCCGTCGTGGCGCGCGTGGGCATCTACGACATGCTGCGGGTGGAGCTGACGCCCAACGGCCAGTTCAACATCACCGAGTACGGCTCCGTGAAGGACCCGGCGCAGTTCAAGGCGCTGCACGCGTATTCGCCGTACCACAACGTGAAGGACGGCACGCGCTACCCCTCCGTGCTCTTCACGTCCGGCGCGAACGACCCGCGCGTGGATCCGTTCCACTCACGGAAGATGGTGGCCCGGATGCAGGAGGCCACCAGGTCGCCCAACCCCATCCTGCTGCGCGCCAACGCGGAGACCGGCCACGGCGCCGGCACCCCGCTGAACGCGCGCATCGAGGAGGAGGTGGACGTGTACTCGTTCGTGTTCAACGCCCTGGGCATGAAGTACCAGCCCCCGGCGAAGAAGGTCGCGGCGCCCAAGCCGCAGTAA
- the dacB gene encoding D-alanyl-D-alanine carboxypeptidase/D-alanyl-D-alanine-endopeptidase, producing MRRVPFASLLLVAPLLLSGCLRDTRPEGDTLPSLARALFDTLEAEGALASAYVVDARTGEPLYTHREHVRLLPASTLKVVSTASVLAALGPDFRFQTPVSLEGTLTGGLFLGNVVVDPVGDPSLGSWRFPETALACEQVADALQARGIRQWRGQVRVRGARDAEFRLGPGWAWDDAAYAYSAAPTAFVFRENVVDLALSRPEGADCAQPPMVQVTPPFATLTAVVSVDTNAERPTLACVRQRGGPGVRCLWRSPARSCPRSAAVRLAVDEPEALFAACVEAALLQRGIPRLPMTLEAPTPSLPAVPAPLVTLVSPPLSELVKVTNKESLNLYAERLGLRFARERTGAESYGALRTALTEELARRGIPSRDLRPVDGSGLSRYNLATARGLVRVIFTSLREAYGAALLDSLPVAGLDGTLAGRPVTADTAGRVRAKTGTLSGQRCFVGVVDRPGDTRHPRVVFALMLGNMDEGTALPANTAFDRFAEGLVTLPLR from the coding sequence ATGCGCCGCGTCCCGTTCGCCTCGCTGCTGCTCGTGGCCCCCCTGTTGCTCTCCGGCTGCCTCCGCGACACGCGGCCCGAGGGCGACACCCTGCCCTCCCTGGCCCGCGCGCTCTTCGACACCCTGGAAGCCGAAGGCGCCCTGGCCAGCGCCTACGTGGTGGACGCCCGGACGGGTGAGCCGCTCTACACCCACCGCGAGCACGTCCGGCTCCTGCCCGCCTCCACGCTCAAGGTCGTCTCCACCGCGTCCGTCCTCGCCGCGCTGGGCCCGGACTTCCGCTTCCAGACGCCGGTGTCCCTGGAGGGCACGCTGACCGGCGGGCTGTTCCTGGGGAACGTCGTGGTGGACCCGGTGGGGGACCCGTCCCTGGGCTCGTGGCGCTTCCCCGAGACGGCCCTGGCCTGCGAGCAGGTGGCGGATGCCCTCCAGGCGCGCGGCATCCGCCAGTGGCGCGGCCAGGTGCGCGTGCGCGGCGCGCGGGACGCGGAGTTCCGCCTCGGCCCGGGCTGGGCCTGGGATGACGCGGCCTACGCCTACAGCGCGGCGCCCACGGCCTTCGTGTTCCGGGAGAACGTGGTGGACCTGGCGCTGTCACGGCCAGAGGGCGCGGACTGCGCGCAGCCGCCCATGGTCCAGGTGACGCCTCCGTTCGCGACGTTGACGGCCGTGGTGAGCGTGGACACGAACGCGGAGCGCCCCACCCTGGCCTGCGTGCGGCAGCGCGGCGGCCCCGGGGTGCGCTGCCTGTGGCGCTCCCCGGCGCGGTCCTGCCCCCGCTCCGCCGCCGTGCGGCTGGCGGTGGACGAGCCCGAGGCGCTGTTCGCCGCCTGCGTGGAAGCGGCCCTGCTCCAGCGCGGCATCCCCCGGCTGCCCATGACGCTGGAGGCGCCCACGCCTTCACTGCCCGCCGTGCCCGCGCCGCTCGTCACCCTGGTCAGCCCGCCCCTGTCCGAGCTGGTGAAGGTGACGAACAAGGAGTCCCTCAACCTGTACGCGGAGCGCCTGGGCCTGCGCTTCGCGCGCGAGCGCACCGGCGCGGAGAGCTACGGCGCGCTGCGCACCGCGCTGACGGAGGAGCTGGCCCGGCGCGGCATCCCGTCACGGGACTTGCGTCCGGTGGATGGCAGCGGGCTGTCCCGCTACAACCTGGCCACCGCGCGGGGACTGGTGCGCGTCATCTTCACCAGCCTGCGCGAGGCCTATGGCGCCGCGCTGTTGGACAGCCTGCCCGTGGCCGGCCTGGACGGCACGCTCGCGGGCCGCCCCGTCACCGCCGACACCGCGGGCCGCGTCCGCGCCAAGACAGGCACGTTGTCCGGCCAGCGCTGCTTCGTGGGGGTGGTGGACCGGCCGGGTGACACGCGGCACCCGCGCGTCGTCTTCGCGCTGATGCTGGGCAACATGGATGAAGGCACCGCCCTGCCCGCCAACACGGCGTTCGACCGGTTCGCGGAAGGCCTGGTCACACTCCCGCTGCGCTGA